One segment of Pyricularia oryzae 70-15 chromosome 3, whole genome shotgun sequence DNA contains the following:
- a CDS encoding chitosanase translates to MRSSIATLALSSSLLFAATTARDIPENIKKLRESIIARGDCEKKLASGFRSVSTDEKTGSYCGDLLDSAGVIYQQMPGGQLSDMDIDCDGQQAGRQKDDGRCSKSKDTQAQTSFADVLTGYNVGVKDLNPFVHSYVVFGNEGKPGWPEFRPNSVTAKNGKKVEPLSVMAVVCGDKMFYGVWGDENGPDGDHPMMGEAGIGLATACYGASDVNGDNGHSENDVLYLAFTGEDAVPGANGAKWDASSFEDFESSLHAIGDSLVQRIDGSIPGKSVSKRSVQHEYPTEEVRRSRPARMLRRNNPENPAEDKPTYVEHEAPVPAEANTGATGPTVEHAKEEERDSLKMETSGGTKDNGDMGEKPKDPPKDDKPKDPPKDDKPKDPPKDDKPKDPPKDDKPKDPPKDDKPKDPPKDDKPKDPPKDDKPKDPPKDDKPKDPPKDDKPKDPPKAEPQKPGPDGSMDSLKMDTGPGVKDNGDMGEKKADDKKPDDKKPDDKKPDDKKPDDKKPDDKKPDDKKADNNDKPKLSPQGFEIIDPMAKDYNLWDKGLEGDGKPDDKKPDDKKPDDKKPDDKKPDDKKPDDKKPDDKKPEDKGKPKMSPQGFEIIDPMAKDYNRWDKGLEGDGKPDAKPDQPPKKDEPKKDEPKKDEPKKDEPKKDEPKKEEPPKKSPQGFDIIDPMAKDYNKWDKGFEGDGKPAAKPEAKPEAKPEQKPEAKPEAKPEQKPEAKPEQKPEAKPEAKPEAKPEQKPEAKPEQKPEAKPEAKPEKKPEPPKDDKKEAEKKNELKQSKLPVTKRPEVEGFMK, encoded by the exons ATGCGATCAAGCATTGCAACCTTGGCactgtcgtcgtcgctgctctttgcggcgacgacggcgcgGGACATACCAGAAAACATCAAGAAGCTGCGAGAGTCCATAATCGCTAGAGGAGACTGCGAGAAGAAGCTTGCCAGCGGCTTTCGCAGCGTCTCCACAGATGAAAAGA CTGGCTCATATTGTGGAGACTTGCTCGACTCGGCAGGCGTTATCTACCAGCAAATGCCTGGCGGCCAGCTGAGCGACATGGATATTGACTGCGACGGCCAGCAGGCCGGGCGCCAGAAGGATGACGGCCGTTGTTCCAAGAGCAAGGATACGCAGGCCCAGACGTCGTTCGCTGACGTCCTCACGGGCTACAACGTCGGCGTCAAGGACCTGAACCCGTTTGTGCACTCGTACGTCGTCTTTGGCAACGAGGGGAAGCCCGGCTGGCCCGAGTTTAGACCTAACAGTGTCACCGCTAAAAATGGGAAGAAGGTCGAGCCGCTTAGCGTCATGGCTGTCGTTTGCGGCGACAAGATG TTCTACGGTGTATGGGGCGACGAAAACGGCCCTGATGGCGATCATCCCATGATGGGCGAGGCAGGCATCGGTCTGGCCACTGCCTGCTACGGCGCGTCCGACGTTAACGGCGACAACGGCCACAGCGAGAACGATGTGCTGTATCTCGCATTCACCGGAGAGGATGCCGTTCCGGGCGCAAACGGCGCCAAGTGGGACGCCAGCTCGTTTGAAGATTTCGAGTCCAGCCTGCACGCCATCGGCGACTCGCTCGTCCAGAGGATTGACGGATCTATCCCGGGGAAGTCGGTTAGCAAGAGGAGCGTGCAGCATGAATACCCAACAGAAGAGGTCCGCCGCAGTCGCCCTGCACGGATGCTCCGCCGTAATAACCCCGAAAACCCCGCCGAGGACAAGCCTACGTATGTCGAGCATGAGGCCCCCGTCCCGGCCGAGGCTAACACGGGAGCAACGGGCCCGACAGTGGAGCATGCCAAGGAAGAGGAGAGGGACAGTCTCAAGATGGAGACGAGCGGTGGAACGAAGGACAATGGCGACATGGGGGAAAAGCCAAAAGATCCTCCCAAGGACGACAAGCCAAAAGATCCCCCCAAGGATGACAAGCCCAAAGATCCACCCAAAGATGACAAGCCCAAAGATCCACCCAAAGATGACAAGCCCAAAGATCCACCCAAAGACGACAAGCCCAAAGATCCACCCAAAGACGACAAGCCCAAAGATCCACCCAAAGATGACAAGCCCAAAGATCCACCCAAAGACGACAAGCCCAAAGATCCACCCAAGGACGACAAGCCCAAAGATCCCCCCAAGGCAGAGCCTCAAAAGCCCGGACCCGACGGCAGCATGGACAGTCTGAAGATGGATACAGGGCCGGGCGTTAAGGACAACGGCGATATGGGCGAAAAGAAAGCAGATGATAAAAAACCTGACGACAAGAAGCCTGACGACAAGAAGCCTGACGACAAGAAGCCTGACGACAAGAAGCCTGACGACAAGAAGCCTGACGACAAGAAGGCCGACAACAATGACAAGCCAAAACTGAGTCCACAAGGCTTCGAGATCATCGATCCAATGGCGAAAGACTACAATCTATGGGACAAGGGCCTTGAAGGGGACGGCAAGCCAGACGATAAGAAGCCTGATGACAAGAAGCCTGATGACAAGAAGCCTGATGACAAGAAGCCTGATGACAAGAAGCCAGACGACAAGAAACCAGATGATAAAAAGCCAGAAGACAAGGGCAAACCCAAGATGAGCCCACAGGGCTTTGAGATTATTGATCCTATGGCAAAGGACTACAACAGGTGGGATAAGGGCCTCGAAGGCGACGGAAAGCCAGATGCAAAGCCGGACCAGCCGCCCAAAAAGGACGAGCCCAAAAAGGACGAGCCCAAAAAAGATGAGCCTAAAAAGGATGAGCCAAAGAAGGATGAGCCCAAGAAGGAAGAGCCACCAAAGAAGAGCCCTCAGGGTTTTGACATTATCGATCCGATGGCCAAGGACTATAACAAATGGGACAAGGGTTTTGAGGGAGATGGCAAGCCTGCGGCTAAACCCGAGGCCAAACCTGAAGCCAAACCTGAGCAAAAACCCGAGGCCAAACCCGAGGCCAAACCCGAACAAAAACCTGAAGCCAAACCTGAGCAAAAACCCGAGGCCAAACCCGAGGCCAAACCCGAGGCCAAACCCGAACAAAAACCTGAAGCCAAACCTGAGCAAAAACCCGAGGCTAAACCCGAGGCCAAGCCTGAAAAAAAGCCCGAGCCGCCCAAGGACGATAAGAAAGAGGCGGAAAAGAAGAATGAGCTCAAACAGAGCAAGCTGCCCGTCACCAAGCGGCCAGAAGTCGAAGGGTTCATGAAATAG